caaaacgcACAAACGACGTGGCTTTCAAGTGGCATGGACTTTTAAATTTCAtagcaaaattttcttttgtttggtcgCCTTAGTTGTTTGCCTTAGTTGTTTTGGCATGAACAATGTTGGCTCAATACCATTCACACGTCCTTAGTGTTGTTGAATGgaccattgtttttttatcgGAGGTTtcctttagttttttcttttcaactgGTGGAAGttaataactttaaaattGGTAccactttgatttttttagaattttgatCATTATGCATTCTAGTGTCAGAAGACACAACATGGATGCTTGAAACATATGTGGCAGAAGAGAGTGATTCAACTTCCTACTATGATTAGTTGAAGCTTGAAGCTACTACTGTATCtttaaagtaataaaattGAAGTTATAGAAATATGACTGTAGTTGATAAACATATAAGTAGACtatttttaagataaaaaatattagatgaTTATCCTAAATCTTGTTGCATATCATCTATCAACAACTTTGaaagtttgatttgtttctgaGTAATACTACTTTTTgcagattttgtttctaatgacacaaaatatcattttagCAATTAACTATAATtccttttttatattgttcTCTTTATGGAAGAGAATAGTAGCCTCTGAATTTtctaattcaaaaaaatatcaatggTCTATCACGAAGTGTTATActattcaattcaaaattaattgaatacTTAGACTAATCAAGGTAAAATAATACACGCATTTGACTCTTAtcacgaagaaaaaaaaaaggtaagagaaaaatatttataacgggaaaataaataacaaacaaaagaaacgaATAAGATGAGATTTAATGATTAacaatgatttaaaaaaaaaacattggtcAAAGCACGAAGTAAGTCAACTAGTGCCGTCCATATGAATCACATTGGACCCCACCATATAcatgtatattttgttaacctctttttagtaaaatatctttaattttttgaacatttcaAAATGATgccaatttcttctctttagtCGTCTAAAACTTAGTTAAATAACACTTTTAAATCTCTGGAGAAGcaaatatatcttttaatGCTACATAAGTCACATTCACCATATATTGTATGTAACGtaatttttagatttacaTTATGCAAAAGTTTTATCTATTATCATAAACTTACCAACTCTGACACGAAGTCAAACTACTCTGGACCGGTCAACTTAGATGTCACAACTGCTCACCTAATTGTTGCCCTCGCGAGTTAACTTAAATAAAGTAATctaattttatggtttttttaaccaaatcaCACGattaaaatttctaaactCACACATActtcaatatatataagttcaaactgtcaaaatttattaaatgttACCCACTAGGATAAGTTCTTGAGTGCGCAAGTGGTACCgtacaaattaaaagaaaagctaatggtgaatcaaaaacaatatttgtaattgtttactttttctaagGAGAACTAAAATGAGTTATGGTTTAGTTTTAGTCATATGAGACTCATCTAGTCgataaaacatcaattttgtttttgttctaaaCGACTTCAAAgttcaatttttgaaatattcaaCAAATGCGGTATTTTTCCTTaagaaatttttgataaagacTAGTAACGTAATATATACGTTTATACGGGTCAAAATTAGCATAATATGATGACTCAATTTCAcctttttgtaattaatttttgtgtttgaggAAAAGTCTAATAAATAGGAATAAATCTGTGTGATGTTCAAAGTTTTTCAGTTGCTTGGTCTACGTGCGGGctgctttgtgtttttttccaacttctctttttctcaaatCTCTTTCCACACATGAATTTCCAtgaaattcatcttcttccccgATAATTTCCACATCTTCTCGAGGAACATCGCAGAGGACAGTAAAGAAGCAAACCAAGAAGACCAAGTGGAGGAGGACGATGACTATGGTGACGCGTGTGATCATGACGGATGATGATTCTCAGTCACTttgctttctttgtttcttactcttctttttcatcactggtaatttcttctcttcttctgttgtttgAATTTGAGTTTCGTTGAGAGTTTTTGGGAATTGTaatgtcttctcttcttgagTATGAGTTTTgggtttctgtttctttcacGTTTCCTTCAAATGGGTTcagggttttaaaatttgacgTGATTTTTTGGGGGTTTCATTGCTTTCATCAATTCAAGGTTTTACATTGTACGTAAATGAATCgcaaagttttaatttttactctGTTTGATGTCGTTGATGAGTATTTTAGCTGagttttttgatgtttttcttctatggCAGCTATAGCAGTGGCTGGAGATTCTCTGGACAGTGATAGAGAAGTCTTGTTAAGCCTAAAATCGTACCTTGAATCACGGAACCCACAGAACCGAGGACTATACACGGAATGGAAAATGGAGAACCAAGATGTTGTGTGTCAATGGCCTGGAATCATATGTACACCTCAGAGAAGTAGAGTTACAGGGATCAATCTAACTGATTCCACCATTTCAGGTCCTCTATTCAAGAACTTCTCCGCTTTAACGGAGCTCACATATCTCGATTTATCAAGGAATACGATCGAAGGGGAGATTCCAGATGACTTGAGCCGTTGTCACAACTTAAAGCATCTGAATCTTTCTCATAATATCCTTGAAGGAGAGCTAAGTTTACCCGGGTTGTCAAATCTTGAGGTTCTTGATCTTTCGTTGAATAGGATTACGGGTGATATTCAGTCTAGCTTCCCATTGTTCTGCAACAGTTTGGTTGTTGCAAATCTGTCGACCAACAACTTTACTGGAAGAATCGATGACATCTTCAACGGGTGTAGGAATCTCAAGTATGTTGACTTCAGTTCCAATAGATTCAGTGGAGAAGTGTGGACTGGTTTTGGGAGGCTGGTCGAGTTTTCAGTTGCTGATAATCATCTCTCCGGGAATATCTCTGCTTCAATGTTCAGGGGGAACTGTACTTTGCAAATGTTGGATTTGTCTGGGAACGCTTTTGGTGGGGAATTTCCAGGCCAAGTTTCGAATTGCCAGAATCTAAATGTACTGAATCTTTGGGGAAACAAGTTCACAGGGAACATTCCAGCTGAGATTGGTTCCATATCCTCTCTCAAAGGTTTGTACTTGGGGAATAATACATTTTCTCGAGACATACCGGAAACTCTCCTGAACTTGACCAACTTGGTGTTTCTGGATTTGAGCAGAAACAAATTTGGAGGAGACATTCAAGAAATCTTTGGGAGATTCACGCAAGTAAAGTATCTAGTCTTGCATGCAAACTCATACGTAGGAGGCATCAATTCTTCCAACATCCTCAAGTTACCCAATCTTTCAAGGCTAGATTTGGGCTACAACAATTTCTCGGGACAGTTACCTACTGAAATTTCTCAGATACAGAGTTTGAAGTTCTTGATTCTTGCTTATAATAACTTCAGTGGCGATATACCACAGGAGTATGGGAACATGCCGGGGCTTCAAGCACTTGATCTCTCCTTTAACAAGCTGACCGGTTCGATACCAGCTTCATTTGGGAAATTGACCTCTCTTTTGTGGCTAATGCTTGCAAACAACTCTCTATCAGGAGAAATCCCTCGAGAGATTGGCAACTGCACAAGCCTTTTGTGGTTTAACGTGGCAAACAACCAGCTCTCTGGTAGATTCCATCCTGAATTGACTAGAATGGGGAGTAATCCTTCTCCAACATTTGAAGTGAATAGGCAAAACAAAGACAAGATAATTGCTGGTTCTGGTGAATGCTTGGCGATGAAGAGATGGATTCCAGCGGAGTTCCCTCCGTTCAACTTTGTATACGCAATTCTAACCAAAAAGAGTTGCAGAAGCCTATGGGACCATGTTCTCAAAGGGTACGGTCTCTTTCCTGTCTGTTCTGCTGGTTCCACGGTACGCACGCTTAAAATTTCAGCCTATCTTCAGCTCAGTGGAAATAAGTTTTCAGGTGAGATTCCTGCAAGCATCTCTCAGATGGACAGGCTGAGCACACTACATTTGGGTTTCAATGAGTTTGAGGGGAAACTGCCTCCAGAGATAGGACAATTGCCTCTTGCATTCCTCAACCTTACTCGAAACAATTTCTCGGGCGAGATTCCTCAAGAAATCGGAAATCTGAAGTGCCTGCAGAATCTTGATCTGTCTTTCAACAATTTCTCTGGAAACTTTCCAACGAGTTTGAATGACTTGAATGAGCTGAGTAAGTTCAACATCTCATATAACCCTTTCATTTCTGGCGCGATACCAACAACAGGACAAGTAGCAACCTTTGACAAAGACTCCTTTCTTGGAAATCCGCTGCTGCGGTTTCCTAGTTTCTTCAACCAATCAGGGAACAACACGAGGAAGATTTCCAACCAAGTCCTAGGAAACAGGCCAAGaactcttcttttgatttggaTTTCCTTGGCTCTTGCATTGGCGTTTATTGCATGTTTAGTGGTATCAGGTATTGTACTTATGGTTGTTAAGGCTTCAAGGGAAGCAGAAATCGATCTCTTAGATGGGTCGAAAACCAGACATGACATGACTTCCAGTTCAGGTGGATCATCGCCATGGCTATCAGGAAAAATCAAGGTCATTCGCTTAGACAAATCAACTTTCACATACGCTGACATTCTGAAAGCAACCAGTAACTTCTCTGAGGAGAGAGTGGTAGGTAGGGGAGGCTATGGAACTGTTTACAGAGGCGTATTGCCTGATGGAAGAGAAGTTGCAGTCAAGAAGCTTCAGAGGGAAGGCacagaagcagagaaagagTTCAGAGCTGAAATGGAAGTTCTAAGTGCCAACGCATTTGGAGATTGGGCACATCCGAACCTCGTGAGGCTATATGGATGGTGCCTAGATGGGTCAGAGAAAATCTTGGTGCACGAATACATGGGAGGCGGGAGCTTAGAGGAGCTCATcacagacaaaacaaaacttcaatGGAAGAAACGTATTGATATAGCCACAGATGTAGCAAGGGGATTAGTGTTTTTACACCACGAATGCTACCCTTCCATCGTTCACAGAGACGTCAAAGCCAGTAACGTTCTTTTGGATAAACACGGGAATGCGAGAGTGACGGATTTTGGACTAGCAAGACTCTTAAATGTAGGAGATAGCCATGTGAGCACAGTGATTGCAGGCACAATCGGGTATGTAGCTCCCGAGTATGGACAAACTTGGCAAGCCACCACAAGAGGAGATGTTTACAGCTACGGAGTATTGACCATGGAACTCGCGACGGGTAGAAGAGCTGTTGATGGAGGAGAAGAGTGTTTGGTCGAATGGGCAAGACGTGTAATGACAGGTAACATGACAGCCAAAGGTTCACCAATAACCCTGTCAGGGACCAAACCAGGGAACGGAGCTGAGCAAATGACTGAGCTACTAAAGATTGGTGTGAAGTGTACAGCTGATCATCCTCAGGCAAGACCAAACATGAAAGAAGTTCTAGCTATGTTGGTTAAGATATCCGGTAAAGCAGAGCTCTTCAATGGCTTATCTTCACAAGGTTACATAGAAATGtaaaaatctttctttcttttcttctttcagattTATTATACAGAACAAcagagttttcttcttcaccatttttCGTTTCATTGTTTCTGATTCTTCTTGTACACAGAACCTCATTGTTATCAGACAGATAGGGATAGAGAAAGGTAGTTTTGTTCGCAATGTACAGAGACACAATCTGAAAATaaagatcttctcttcttcttgtctatATTGAGTGTAAACAACGTTGGCTCTATCTCGTGTTTCTTACAAGTCAGGAAACATAcaggaagaaagaaacagtACAATGAGTCAGGTTGCAATCTCTCTGATCAGCCAGTTTAAGCTCGGGAAGGCAAAATAAAGGACGAGAAACGACGGGACAGCCAAAGCAAACgtaacaaagaaataaaccCCGAGAACTGCAGCACTCACAGGGATTGCATATAAAGCCATCAACAGGAATATGACTACCAGAGGAAACTTAGCCAACAAATGAGCAACAAGAGCCATTGACTTACGTACCGAGTCATGGAGCCTCCCAGTTCTGAAGAATCCTCTGGTCACACCATTCCACCAGCTGCGATTGTCCAGCAACCCTTCATCACCCAAGGCGGTATTACTCACTCCATCACACCTATTTCTCAAGTCTCTCTGCCCTGAAGCAACCCTTTTGTTGTCGCTGGGTGCCTCCGATCTGGAGCCATTCATGCTTTCTACCATCCACAGAAGGTAAAAGTTCTTGGAAGGAAATCTGATGGTTCCATTGCAAACCAGCCTTAAAGAGAGAATATTGCACCAAGGGCAAGCAACGAAGAAGGGAAGCTGGAATGGTAAAGCAGAGGATTTGATGACAATGGCACGTTGAAGCCCTAAGAGACAGTACTTGCAGATTGTATGACCACACCATAAGACATAAGGTACATTCTCAACAACGTTGAATGATTCCCAGCAAATGGGACACTCcaatttttcttcctttgttgtCTTTCTTCCATCTCCTGATCTATCTAAAGTAGCTCTTCTTGGTTTTGTAGCAGCTTCTTCTCCCTTCGATATAAAACCTTCTCTGATCGATTTTGAAGCTAAATTCCACATAGCAATGGAGGGATCCACAAAGATAATCACTTTGAATCTTTCTCTCTGCAACAAGAAaatcacacacacatacactaCATAATCAGATATGAGATTTACAATCCAACCCCCAAAGATTGGACCGAGAACATACAAAAAGTAACGAACTTGATGAAACCCAAGAAATCATTAACAGAATTACAGAAAACGAAATACACTTACAAGAGTTTATCCGGtcatgaagatgaagatcattgcaaaaacaaaaaatgcaaCAGCTACGTCGTTGAGTTATATAATATCTCCGAAGCTCTGATGTAACCAGCGAGAAGAAAACCGGCTGAAAAAGAGACACGCGTCGTAAAACATGGTGACTCTGAAACGCCTTTCAATGTTTCCGCCGCCCCCACCGATTTCCTCACCTTATCCGTTTCTGTTTTCAGGTTTAACTACCAAAACGCATCGTTTCACTATACCGCCAAAATTAAACTACCGGTTTAGTTCCGTAATTTTCTATTACCGAAATCGGTTAAAGTAAAATAGTAGTTGTCGGTGAGAGTGAGCTGTAcgcgtttcttcttctccttgtgcGCTTTCTGGATCGAACGAAGCATTTTCCTCCgacaatatatttttaagtaatgACAATGTTTCCGCATTATTGGGTTTAATTCCATTTttaaattagggttcttcagATCGacaaatctttctctttctctttccccGATCGGAATCATGCTAAAGATCTGAACTTTTTCTCAGATCCGTGAATAAGTAAGTACGGAGAGACAGAAACATACTCAGACTGATCTGAGGAAAACAAAGTTGATGGTCGCAAACCTGTAAGTGAAATCTATAGAGAGAgacgttgaagaagaaaatgggtcAAGATGGTTCGCCGGCGCATAAAAGACCATCCGGAAGCGGCGGAGGACTTCCGACGACGACGTTAACCAACGGTGGAGGAAGAGGTGGTCGTGGTGGTTTGTTACCTCGAGGTAGACAGATGCAGAAGACGTTTAACAACATCAAGATCACAATTCTCTGTGGTTTCGTCACAATTCTCGTCTTACGTGGCACTATCGGTGTTGGTAACCTAGGAAGCTCAAGCGCCGATGCAGTTAACCAGAACATCATTGAGGAGACTAACCGGATTCTAGCTGAGATCCGATCTGATTCGGATCCAACCGACTTGGATGAGCCTCAGGAAGGTGATATGAATCCCAATGCGACGTATGTTCTAGGTCCTAAGATCACGGATTGGGATAGTCAACGTAAGGTATGGTTGAATCAGAATCCTGAGTTTCCTAGTACTGTCAATGGCAAAGCTCGAATCTTGCTTTTAACAGGATCTCCTCCTAAGCCTTGTGATAACCCCATTGGTGATCATTATCTTTTGAAATCTGTGAAGAACAAGATTGATTATTGTAGGCTTCATGGAATTGAGATTGTGTATAACATGGCTCATTTGGATAAGGAACTCGCTGGCTATTGGGCAAAATTACCAATGATTAGGAGGTTGATGTTGTCTCATCCAGAAGTTGAGTGGATCTGGTGGATGGATAGTGATGCTTTGTTCACTGATATACTGTTTCAGATCCCTTTGGCTAGGTATCAGAAGCATAATCTAGTGATTCATGGTTATCCGGACTTGTTGTTCGATCAGAAGTCGTGGATTGCTTTGAACACAGGTAGTTTTCTGCTGAGGAATTGTCAGTGGTCGTTGGATTTGTTAGATGCTTGGGCGCCTATGGGACCTAAAGGGCCAATTCGTGATGAGGCCGGGAAGGTATTGACGGCTTATCTGAAAGGTAGACCAGCTTTTGAGGCAGATGATCAGTCAGCATTGATCTATCTCCTGCTTTCTCAGAAAGATACATGGATGGAGAAAGTGTTTGTGGAGAATCAATACTATTTGCACGGGTTTTGGGAAGGTTTGGTTGATAGGTATGAGGAGATGATAGAGAAGTATCACCCGGGATTGGGTGATGAGAGATGGCCATTTGTGACCCATTTCGTTGGGTGTAAACCGTGTGGTAGCTATGCTGATTATGCAGTCGAGAGGTGCTTGAAGAGTATGGAGAGGGCCTTTAATTTTGCAGACAATCAAGTGCTCAAGCTGTATGGTTTTAGCCATAGGGGATTGTTGAGCCCCAAGATTAAGAGGATCAGAAATGAGACAGTCTCTCCTTTGGAGTTTGTAGACAAGTTTGATATTCGCAGAACGCCAGTGGAAACCAAACCACAGAACTAGAGGAACACAAGGAGAGGATAGGCTCAGCTCTCATGAGATTGTGGACACGTATAGGTAAATTATATGACACTCACAAATGCAAAGCAAATTTGTTTGCCTGTACTTGCTACTTTACtgtttcttctgcttctcttttttttgtttgttgttgttgcaagAATATTTTAGATGCAAATTCTTTTTCCATagatgtttttgtgttttcttcagTCAAATATATGGAGAAATTTCATACTTTGTTATTGCTCGTGACTGCTATATTCAAGTTTCAGACACTTGAACTCGTTGGCAAACTAACGTCGGAAGAAATGTTTAGAGAATCCATAATATTAGACTGTGGAATAAGGATGCCTGTTACATTGAACGATACAAGACAGATCATTTAACATACTAATTTCCTTCTTCGTAGCTACAAATCGCTCACGAGTTAGTATAGACTAAGTTCCTTAATATTACATGCATCTACAAGATGGGAATGACCAGAAGTGCTCACCGACTGACCAGGAATAGACAGATTAATGATTCATCCTCAGCTAGATCACTTTTTCAGGAGGATCACCAACTTTTTGACTGCTAGACGTATCCCTGCCATTTGCTGATAACTGTAAGGCTCGAGTGAGAAGAATGCATCAACCAGAGTACCGGGAAGTAATGCTGACTCAAGCTTTTCCAAGTTATCGCTACTGACATCGAGCTTTTGATTGGTTCCCAAAGgttcttctttttgatatACCTGCGTTCCACACAGGGTATCATCTCCGTTGGATTCTGAGCTTATACTGTCAACCAGATAAGAATGGGATCAGAGGTTAGGGACTCTCAATGGATTCATTATCATATGTAAAAGATTTAAGAGAGAGTTGAATACTTACTGCAGTCTGGCTGTGGGATAGTTGGCAAAGCCTTCTTTCCTTATAACAGTGGGTCTCCAATCTGAGTTTGTGCTTGAGTCAGTTGGTAAGTTGTGCGCAGCAGCATCAACTGCGTCCAAGATCTTGCATAGATCAAGAGGGGCGTCAACAATAATATTCAACTTTGGACGACCTGCATGATCCACAAACTTCCGGCTTATTCCGAACCGAACTTTCAAGCTATGCCAACACAGATGCAGAGGGGTGTCGTTGTGAAATAGCTTCATTCTCAAGCTCCCACGATAAAACGGGACAAGACTTGCCCTGATGCTAGAAACAGATACTTCATTAACACCCAAAAATGATTCATCTTTGGCATCGGAATCGGGTGATGGAGGTGATTCATCCTGCTGTCTTACAGTTTTCGCTTCTTCTGCAGCATCCGTCTGAAGAGTTCCAATACGTAGTTTACCTATTAAAGTGGTTATATCAATTGGATCTTCTATATCATAACTTGATGCATCACTTTCTGAGCATTCCGTAAGAAGAGAAACGATGGGATGGTTTTTGACGATTGTGGCGTCCACGGAAGAGGAACTCGGATCAGTTTTAGGACTCGAGGAGGAAGAAGTCGAGCTTTCTCTGACTCCATTAGCCACTAACTTCCCATTACTTCGTGTTCTGGGACTTTTTCGTGGGGAAAACCAGCTCATGTCTGTAAGAATGTCAGGAACACTGGACTCCTGTAAACACCAAGTACTTAAGCTCAGTGattttctgttatcatgtcaTATGACAAAGTATACTGCAGTCTTGCAGATCATGTTCAGGGCTTGGAAAAGTTCTGGTCTGCGAAGAAACATGGACACAATTTTTGCAAACTATAATCCTAAAAGTTACAGTTTATCACTTATTCAAGAAATGAGAAGACATCATTACCAGAAACAAGACGGTTGCACAGTACTTGACAACTTCAAGATTCATCCGGACATCATCTAAGCTCCTGGTGAATCATATCCATTGTTTAGTCCCATATTGAAACAACTGTTGAATCGCTAAAAGGCTCAGGGCATCGTTTAGATTTACCTGTGAGCTTGATCTCCTAGCCCGAAGTATGTAGCAAGTGATGCCATCTACATTAGTTAAAAGGAGTAAACTTTAGCAACTCTGATGTGAATCTAACAAGAAAGCTACAGGCATTGAGGTTTATCATTGAGAATCGGGAAAAAGAGAGACCTTCATGTCACCAGCTCTCTTCCCAAACTTCTGAGACAACAATGAAAGCGAATCAATTGTAGCTTTCGGCTCTGGCGGAGAGAGACCAATTTCTGCAAATGCTTCTCTTATTCTTACACAATCGAATCGAATTATGTTATGTCCCGCCCAAATTCGTCCtacaaaaacaccaaaatcaacACTTTTAGCTTCGTGAGAAAGAAAgcgaggaagagagagaatcCCTTACCGTGAAGAATGTCATAGACCTTATCGGCGATTTCAGAGAATGTATGTGCAGAGAGAACTCCGTCGCGCGTAATGCCGCTACGTCGCTTTGTGAGCGTAGAGATTAAGGAAAGATCAGTAGGTCGAACCAAAGTGGAGTAACTATAGAGCTCCTCTAGCCTCCTTGGGCAAACTAAGATGGCCCCAAACTCCAAAATCGCGAAAGGCTCCCCTGATTTGGTCGGAACCGCCGTCTCAAGGTCGAAAAACGCTATCTCGCTTCTCTCATCGCCGCCCAGACTCGAAGCCATTgttgaaaagtgaaaactgatagaaagaaggagaagctaATAGGTGGGTTTTAAAGCGAATGAGCTTCACGCGCCACGTCCTCTTTTTACggaaaaaatctaaactttgaGAGACGCAACTGTAGAATGAGGTTTATCTTGCGTCATCTGCATTCACTTGGAGTGATCAACAAATTTGATTCCTTTCTTCTACATTTTCACACCAAATCGCTTAAATCTAACCACACTTTGAAGCAATATCTTGAATCTGGGGAACCAATCAAAGCTCTTTTAGATTTCCGGCACCGATTCAGACAAAGTCCTAGTTTTGTTGAcagtttttctgttttgtttgcCATTAAAGTTTCGTCAGCTCAGAAAGCTTCCTCACTTGATGGTAGACAGATCCACGCTCTTGTAAGAAAACTAGGTTTCAATGCCgttattcaaattcaaacatcTTTAGTGGGATTCTACTCTTCCGTGGGTGATGTCGATTATGCACGCCAAGTGTTCGACGAAACGCCTGAGAAACAGAACATTGTCTTGTGGACAGCGATGATTTCAGCTTACACTGAGAATGAGAACTCTGTGGAAGCTATTGAGCTGTTTAAACGAATGGAAGCGGAAAAGATCGAACTTGATGGAGTGATTGTGACTGTGGCTTTATCAGCTTGTGCTGATCTCGGGGCGGTGCAGATGGGAGAAGAGATTTATTCGCGTAGTATCAAGAGAAAACGAAGATTGGCTATGGATTTAACTCTGAGAAATTCACTTCTTAACATGTACGTGAAATCTGGGGAAACTGAGAAAGCTAGGAAACTCTTTGATGAAAGTATGAGAAAAGATGTGACTACTTACACATCTATGATCTTCGGGTATGCTTTAAACGGTCAAGCTCAAGAATCTTTAGAACTcttcaagaaaatgaagacGATTGATCAGAGCCAAGATACTGTCATTACTCCAAATGATGTGACTTTCATCGGCGTCTTGATGGCTTGTAGTCACAGTGGCTTAGTAGAAGAAGGAAAACGACATTTCAAGAGCATGATTATGGATTACAATCTGAAACCTAGAGAAGCTCATTTCGGATGTATGGTGGATTTGTTTTGTCGGTCAGGTCATTTGAAAGATGCTCACGAGTTCATCAATCAGATGCCGATAAAGCCAAACACAGTGATATGGAGAACACTGCTAGGCGCTTGCAGTCTTCACGGGAATGTTGAGCTCGGAGAAGAAGTTCAGAGACGGATCTTTGAGTTAGATCGTGATCATGTCGGAGATTATGTTGCGTTGTCAAATATCTACGCTTCAAAAGGAATGTGGGATGAGAAATCAAAGATGAGGGATCGtgtgaggaagagaagaatgcCTGGTAAAAGCTGGATTGAACTCGGAAGCATTATCAATGAGTTTGTCTCAGGACCTGATAATAACGATGAGCAGCTGATGATGGGAGAGATTAGTGAGGTTTTGAGATGTTTAGTTTCTTGTATGACAAGTTTTGATTGTGTAATAGGGAAAAAAATGTAGACCAAAAGAGTCTAGTGGAAGTTAATCAAAGCCCACTTGTAGGAGCCTGTGGCCcaacaaattaaatcaaaattgataacttaaataattttaagttttcacttttatcaaaaaggggcctgggaaaaaaacaaatatcaaagaaaGCCCAAAAAAGACGGagaaatcagatttttttgaatttaagaaattaaaaaaaaaaaaggagagctCCGTCTTCGTTGCTTTTTCGAGCGGTGCCTAGTCTCAACTTCCATGGCTGACATCTTACCTTCAAATTTTctcaaaccaaccaaaaagcttcttctccttttctaaaatttcatcAAACCCTATAGGGTTTTCTCAAtacaattgattttttttttcttcttcttctctatggATACGACCCTTTCTCCCGCCGTGGAGGCGGAACAAATCGCCGACTCAACGATCGACACTGTTTCTCGTTTGATCGCCGGCGTTTTCTCCGGCGCACTTACTGGAATCTTCGCTATGGGTATTAATATGTTTTGCCGTTTTgatcatcttttgtttgtgCATTTGAGTAGAGGAAAGTTTTCCCTTTTGTGAGAATTGTGACGATTTTGTTCCCTCTAAGTTGTTCGTTTCTATCCTTTTGGTCAACTCTTGATCTCTTGCAACAAATATTTCTTGTGGGCCTGCAAATTTTGTGAAAAAGGTTACATTTTTCTGTCTTGAGAGATTTGGTTGAACATCGTTCAGATCATTAGTCAGATTATCATACGTG
This sequence is a window from Arabidopsis thaliana chromosome 1 sequence. Protein-coding genes within it:
- a CDS encoding Leucine-rich repeat protein kinase family protein (Leucine-rich repeat protein kinase family protein; FUNCTIONS IN: protein serine/threonine kinase activity, protein kinase activity, ATP binding; INVOLVED IN: transmembrane receptor protein tyrosine kinase signaling pathway, protein amino acid phosphorylation; LOCATED IN: mitochondrion; EXPRESSED IN: 15 plant structures; EXPRESSED DURING: 9 growth stages; CONTAINS InterPro DOMAIN/s: Protein kinase, ATP binding site (InterPro:IPR017441), Protein kinase, catalytic domain (InterPro:IPR000719), Leucine-rich repeat (InterPro:IPR001611), Serine/threonine-protein kinase-like domain (InterPro:IPR017442), Protein kinase-like domain (InterPro:IPR011009), Serine/threonine-protein kinase, active site (InterPro:IPR008271); BEST Arabidopsis thaliana protein match is: BRI1 like (TAIR:AT1G55610.2); Has 217966 Blast hits to 139933 proteins in 5038 species: Archae - 191; Bacteria - 21618; Metazoa - 66649; Fungi - 11025; Plants - 92428; Viruses - 434; Other Eukaryotes - 25621 (source: NCBI BLink).), with translation MTMVTRVIMTDDDSQSLCFLCFLLFFFITAIAVAGDSLDSDREVLLSLKSYLESRNPQNRGLYTEWKMENQDVVCQWPGIICTPQRSRVTGINLTDSTISGPLFKNFSALTELTYLDLSRNTIEGEIPDDLSRCHNLKHLNLSHNILEGELSLPGLSNLEVLDLSLNRITGDIQSSFPLFCNSLVVANLSTNNFTGRIDDIFNGCRNLKYVDFSSNRFSGEVWTGFGRLVEFSVADNHLSGNISASMFRGNCTLQMLDLSGNAFGGEFPGQVSNCQNLNVLNLWGNKFTGNIPAEIGSISSLKGLYLGNNTFSRDIPETLLNLTNLVFLDLSRNKFGGDIQEIFGRFTQVKYLVLHANSYVGGINSSNILKLPNLSRLDLGYNNFSGQLPTEISQIQSLKFLILAYNNFSGDIPQEYGNMPGLQALDLSFNKLTGSIPASFGKLTSLLWLMLANNSLSGEIPREIGNCTSLLWFNVANNQLSGRFHPELTRMGSNPSPTFEVNRQNKDKIIAGSGECLAMKRWIPAEFPPFNFVYAILTKKSCRSLWDHVLKGYGLFPVCSAGSTVRTLKISAYLQLSGNKFSGEIPASISQMDRLSTLHLGFNEFEGKLPPEIGQLPLAFLNLTRNNFSGEIPQEIGNLKCLQNLDLSFNNFSGNFPTSLNDLNELSKFNISYNPFISGAIPTTGQVATFDKDSFLGNPLLRFPSFFNQSGNNTRKISNQVLGNRPRTLLLIWISLALALAFIACLVVSGIVLMVVKASREAEIDLLDGSKTRHDMTSSSGGSSPWLSGKIKVIRLDKSTFTYADILKATSNFSEERVVGRGGYGTVYRGVLPDGREVAVKKLQREGTEAEKEFRAEMEVLSANAFGDWAHPNLVRLYGWCLDGSEKILVHEYMGGGSLEELITDKTKLQWKKRIDIATDVARGLVFLHHECYPSIVHRDVKASNVLLDKHGNARVTDFGLARLLNVGDSHVSTVIAGTIGYVAPEYGQTWQATTRGDVYSYGVLTMELATGRRAVDGGEECLVEWARRVMTGNMTAKGSPITLSGTKPGNGAEQMTELLKIGVKCTADHPQARPNMKEVLAMLVKISGKAELFNGLSSQGYIEM